A genomic region of Zea mays cultivar B73 chromosome 6, Zm-B73-REFERENCE-NAM-5.0, whole genome shotgun sequence contains the following coding sequences:
- the LOC109940196 gene encoding uncharacterized protein, which produces MAAGAGKSKEADPARCRRHPKHRHAAGVCPFCLRDRLSRLSAAAAASASSSSSSSSPCSSWEDAVARSSAQAPRPRRGSLALLLRQEGREAASAAAALPAGRRAEQEERKAKRGSFWARLQQQLHHGGWHKKDGCAVAAERQNAAAPHRRAPVV; this is translated from the coding sequence ATGGCGGCCGGCGCCGGCAAGTCGAAGGAGGCGGACCCCGCGCGGTGCAGGAGGCACCCGAAGCACCGGCACGCGGCCGGGGTGTGCCCTTTCTGCCTACGAGACCGCCTGTCGCGCctctcggccgccgccgccgcgtccgCGTCGTCCTCGTCATCGTCATCGTCCCCGTGCTCGTCGTGGGAGGACGCCGTAGCGCGGTCGTCGGCCCAGGCGCCGCGGCCCCGCCGCGGAAGCCTCGCGCTGCTGCTGCGgcaggaggggagggaggcggcgtcggcggcggcggcgctgcccGCGGGCCGCCGAGCGGAGCAGGAGGAGAGGAAGGCCAAGAGGGGCAGCTTCTGGGCGAGGCTTCAGCAGCAGCTCCACCACGGTGGCTGGCACAAGAAAGACGGGTGCGCGGTGGCCGCGGAGAGGCAGAACGCCGCCGCGCCGCACAGGCGGGCGCCGGTGGTGTGA